CGCTCTGGGCGCCTATGCCATGAGCGGGTTGACGGCGTTTGCCAAGGCTGCCGGCATGGAGGAATTTGCCGCGCCGCTTGCGCAGGAGGAATACGTGCGCCGGTTATTGCAGGCGAATCAGAAACTGATTGCCGATGCCGAGAAAGCCCGGGACCTGGCGGGGGAAGCCAATGACATGGAGAGCCAGGATTTGATGATTCAGCGCATCACGCTGCACCAGAAAACGGTCTGGATGTTGCAGAGTTTTCTGAAGAGCTGATGTCCGGCGAGTTGTGGTGAACGGGAATGGGCGGCTGCCAGCGATAGAGGCGCAGAGAGTTGCCAATCACGATTAAATCGCTCAATCCCATGGTGGCCGCGCAAAGGACGGGACTTAAAAAGCCCATGGCCGCCAGCGGAATGGCGGCGGCATTGTAAAAGAAAGCCCAAAATAGATTTTGTTTGATGACGCGCAGGGCTTGTTGCGCCAGACCCAGCGCGGCGGGGACGGCCGCCAGGTCGGATTGCAGCAGCAGAATGTCCGCAGCTTCACGGGCCACGTCACTGGCGCGACTGACGGCGATGCCCAGGTCGGCCTGTTTCAGGGCGGGGGCGTCGTTGATGCCGTCGCCCACAAAGGCCACCTTTTCTCCCCGGCTTTGCAACTGGCGGAGCACTTCAGCTTTTTGTTCAGGCCGGACGCCCGCGAACACGTGTTCCTCTGCAATGCCAGCCGTGCGGGCAATGGCATGGGCGGTGTGAGGGTGATCGCCGGTGATCATGCCCACTTTTTTGCCGTGTTGTTGGAGTTGCGCCACGATTTCCGCGGCGGCGGGCTTCAAGGAATCCTGAAGCGCGAAAACTCCGAGCAGGCGCCGCTCCAGGCTTAATCCCACCACGGTGGCGGCGCGCTGGCCCCATTCCCTGGTGAAATGGGCGGCGGGGGACAAATCCACCCCTGCTTCTTCGAGCCAGGAGAGGGAACCCAGGCGGAGCACGCCATTGCCACGGCCGGGAGCAGATTCCCAAACTGCTTGAACGCCCTTGCCGCGATGCTCCTGCCATTGGCTTAGCGTGGGCAGTTCCGTTGGGGCCAGCCGGGCAAGGGTTTGGCTCAGGGGATGGGCCGAGGGGCGGGCCAGGGCTGCGGCCAAAATTTTCACGGGCGGCAGGTCCGCCGGGTTGCCGGCCAGTTCCAACACCTCCGCGCAGGTCACTTGCCCGCGGGTGAGCGTGCCGGTCTTGTCAAACAAGACCATGGTAATGCGTCCGGATTTTTCCAGGGCCTGGCCGTCACGGATTAGGATGCCCTTGCGGGCAGCGACATTGGCGGCAGCCATGATGGCGGTGGGAGTGGCCAGACCCATGGCGCAGGGACAGGCGACAATGAGCACGGCAACCGCCTGAATGATGGCCGCGGCCAGAGCGGTGGCGGGTACCATGGCGGGCCAGAGGAAATGAGCCAGTTGCCGGCTGGTTGCGCTGGCGGACTCGTAGTTCAAGCCCCACCACAGGCCGGTCAAGATGGCCACTAGCACCACCACGGGCACAAAGATGCTGCTGACGCGGTCACCCAGCCGTTGAATCTCCGCCCGGCTGCTTTGGGCGCGTTCGACGGCGGCAATGATGTGCGCGAGGGCCGTTTGCTCCCCCGTGGCCTGCACCCGGACAAGGAGGCGTCCGCTTTGGTTGACGGTGCCGGCATACACGCTGTCCCCGCGCTGCTTGGGAACCGGCAGGGGTTCGCCGGTCAGCATGGATTCGTCCACGGTGCTTTCGCCGAAAGATACCTGGCCGTCGGCGGGCACACGGTCGCCGGGGCGCAGCACCACTGTATCGCCCGGCCGCAACTGGCCGATGGGCACTTCCACTTCGGAGAGCTGGCGTTGCACGCGGGCGGTGGGCGGCGCCAGGGTCATGAGGGTTTGCAACGCGGAGGCGGCTTTGGCGGAAGTGCGGGCTTCGAGCCAGTGGCCAACGCTGATCAAGGTAATAATGGCGGAAGCCTCCA
This is a stretch of genomic DNA from Fontisphaera persica. It encodes these proteins:
- a CDS encoding heavy metal translocating P-type ATPase, which codes for MSENSTAAAEIPHATHFVVEGMTCQNCARKVQQAAQSVAGVASVSTQVDTGRLTVRWQTDTAPNAQAVILAVRQAGYGIQEAAPPRAGEASASASATGRMGGSPFWAGWGLNVGLGGMVTLVLLLGEWATHWSMERWFLWLSLALATPVQFVCGARFYQAAWRQLKAWQANMDLLVALGSSAAYGFSVWGLVTNYPGHLYFLEASAIITLISVGHWLEARTSAKAASALQTLMTLAPPTARVQRQLSEVEVPIGQLRPGDTVVLRPGDRVPADGQVSFGESTVDESMLTGEPLPVPKQRGDSVYAGTVNQSGRLLVRVQATGEQTALAHIIAAVERAQSSRAEIQRLGDRVSSIFVPVVVLVAILTGLWWGLNYESASATSRQLAHFLWPAMVPATALAAAIIQAVAVLIVACPCAMGLATPTAIMAAANVAARKGILIRDGQALEKSGRITMVLFDKTGTLTRGQVTCAEVLELAGNPADLPPVKILAAALARPSAHPLSQTLARLAPTELPTLSQWQEHRGKGVQAVWESAPGRGNGVLRLGSLSWLEEAGVDLSPAAHFTREWGQRAATVVGLSLERRLLGVFALQDSLKPAAAEIVAQLQQHGKKVGMITGDHPHTAHAIARTAGIAEEHVFAGVRPEQKAEVLRQLQSRGEKVAFVGDGINDAPALKQADLGIAVSRASDVAREAADILLLQSDLAAVPAALGLAQQALRVIKQNLFWAFFYNAAAIPLAAMGFLSPVLCAATMGLSDLIVIGNSLRLYRWQPPIPVHHNSPDISSSENSATSRPFSGAA
- a CDS encoding Dps family protein, translating into MKRNVANKNAAPREALAASLNQVLADSYALMALTHAAHWNVEGPGFFALHTAFQTQYEELFAAIDEIAERIRALGAYAMSGLTAFAKAAGMEEFAAPLAQEEYVRRLLQANQKLIADAEKARDLAGEANDMESQDLMIQRITLHQKTVWMLQSFLKS